A single region of the Eleginops maclovinus isolate JMC-PN-2008 ecotype Puerto Natales chromosome 16, JC_Emac_rtc_rv5, whole genome shotgun sequence genome encodes:
- the LOC134878387 gene encoding protein SCO1 homolog, mitochondrial translates to MAMSVLHHSLGCRLLHSNVKLLRTCTQQTQTARLSHNVLQRETALKQPLSPRRLHSSLVTVRALQRLYQHSRTFSSLPPPPSSGKRDKKFGPVTWKSLAITFAIGGTVLGAMKYFKKEKEEMIEKERTKSIGRPALGGPFSLIDHNNKPSKSEDFLGQWVLIYFGFTHCPDICPDEIEKMIEVVDEIDKIKSIPNVTPILITIDPDRDTPEAMAAYVKDFSPKLIGLTGTLPQIEQVSRAYRVYYSQGPKDEDNDYIVDHTIIMYLVGPDGEFVEYFGQNKRNVEISSSIAAYMRKYKKEK, encoded by the exons ATGGCTATGAGTGTTTTACATCATAGCCTGGGATGCCGGTTGTTACACAGTAATGTTAAACTCTTGAGAACATGTACACAGCAGACCCAGACTGCCAGACTTTCACACAATGTTttacagagagaaacagcacTGAAACAGCCGCTGTCACCGCGGAGACTTCACAGCAGCCTG GTGACTGTGAGAGCACTTCAAAGGCTGTATCAACACTCAAGAACATTTTCCTCTTTACCGCCACCGCCTTCATCAGGGAAGAGAGATAAGAAGTTTGGA CCTGTGACATGGAAATCGTTAGCAATTACTTTTGCTATTGGAGGCACTGTGCTTGGAGCAATGAAATATttcaagaaagaaaaggaagaaa TGATTGAAAAAGAGCGCACCAAGTCGATCGGGCGCCCGGCGCTGGGCGGTCCATTCTCGCTCATCGACCACAACAACAAGCCCTCCAAGAGCGAGGACTTCCTGGGGCAGTGGGTCCTCATCTATTTCGGGTTCACTCACTGCCCCGACATTTGTCCGGATGAGATAGAGAAAATGATCGAAGTGGTGGATGAAATTG ATAAAATTAAATCGATTCCAAATGTGACCCCGATCCTCATCACCATTGATCCTGACCGGGACACACCAGAGGCCATGGCTGCCTATGTGAAAG atttttcccCGAAGCTGATTGGACTGACGGGAACACTGCCTCAGATCGAGCAAGTTTCCAGAGCCTACAGAGTTTACTACAGTCAGGGACCAAAGGACGAAGACAACGACTACATT GTCGATCACACCATCATAATGTACCTCGTGGGACCCGATGGGGAATTTGTGGAGTATTttggacaaaacaaaagaaatgtggaGATCTCCAGCTCGATAGCAGCATATATGAGGAAGTACAAGAAGGAAAAGTGA
- the LOC134878502 gene encoding myosin heavy chain, skeletal muscle, adult-like: MSDAEMEIFGVAAPYLRKSERERIAAQNMPFDAKTAVFVPDPKQEYVKGKIRSQDGSNVTVETEDAKIVTVHLDDIRPMNPPKFDKLEDMALLTHLHEPAVLFNLKERYAAWMIYTYSGLFCVTVNPYKWLPVYNPEVVSGYRGKKRQEAPPHIFSISDSAYQYMLTDRENQSILITGESGAGKTVNTKRVIQYFATIASVGDSSKKEQLPGKMQGNLEDQIIQANPLLEAFGNAKTVRNDNSSRFGKFIRIHFGTKGKLASADIETYLLEKSRVTFQLPAERSYHIFYQIMSNKKPELIDMMLITTNPYDYPFISQGELTVLSIDDTEELMATDSAIDILGFNTEEKVGIYKLTGAVMHYGNMKFKQKQREEQAEPDGTEVADKVAYLMGLNSADLLKALCYPRVKVGNEYVTKGQTPQQVNNAMGALSKAVYEKLFLWMVTRINQQLDTKLPRQHFIGVLDIAGFEIFEMNSLEQMCINFTNEKLQQFFNHHMFVLEQEEYKKEGIVWEFIDFGMDLAACIELIEKPMGIFSILEEECMFPKATDGSFKNKLYDQHLGKNSIFQKPKPSKGKAEAHFSLVHYAGTVDYNLSGWLEKNKDPLNDTVVQLYQKASLKLLSQLFATYSAADADGSKRSAKKKGSSFQTVSALFRENLNKLMANLRSTHPHFVRCIIPNETKTPGSMDHHLVLHQLRCNGVLEGIRICRKGFPSRILYGDFRQRYRILNASAIPEGQFIDSKKASEKLLSSIDVDHAQYRFGYTKVFFKAGLLGLLEEMRDERLAVLMTRIQAVSRGYVTRLWLKEMTKKRESIYIIQYNIRSFMNVKNWPWMRLFFKIKPLLRSAEAEKEMQNMKEAFSRLKEEFAKSEARRKELEEKTVMLFQEKNDLYLQIQAERENLCDAEERCEGLIKSKIHLEAKVKDISERMEEEEDINAEITAKRRKLEDECTELKRDIDDLELTIAKVEKEKYATENKVKNLVEELSTLEEKLLKSSKEIRALQEVHQQTLDDLQAEEDKVNTLVKTKIKLEQQVDDLEGSLEQEKKVSADLERFRRKLEGDLKLSQETIMDLENERQQTEERLKKKDFEISNLQSKVDVEQVLMIQLQKKIKELQTRTEELEEEIESERSSRAKVEKQRCDLSRELEEISERLDEAGGATAAQAELNKKRDADFQRLRRDLEESTLQHDSIAATLRKKQADSVAELSEQIENLQRVKQKLEKEKSELKMEIDDMTSNTESVLKSKAHLEKLCRSLEDQMNEYKTKSDEAQRSLSDYTMLSARQQTENGELTRMLEEKEITLSQLNRVKNVGGQQIEELKRLLDEETKTKNALAHGLQSSRHDCELLREQYEEEQEAKAELQRCMSKANSEVSQWRTKYETDAIQRTEELEEAKKKLAQRLQESEEMTEAANVKCASLEKTKLRLQAEVEDLMVELERSNAANAVLDKKQRNFDKVLVEFKQKYEESQSELEVSQRESRVLSTDLFKLKNSYEEALDHLESMKRENKNLQQEITEITEQVGQSTKICHELEKATKQAEQERRDTQATLEEVESSLEHEEAKILHLQLELNQIKSEVDRKVSEKDEEIDQLKRTHQRTLETLQNTLDTETRSRNDAMRMKKKMEGDLNEMEIQLSHANRQASEATKQLRNLQAQLKDVQVHLDEALHCQEDFREQLAITERRTNLLIAENEEIKAALEQSERSRKLAEQEVIDFSQRIQLLHAQNSSLINTKKKMESDLSQLQSEMEDSVQDARNADEKAKKSIMDAAMMAEELKKEQDTSAHLERMKKNLEVTVKDLQQRLDEAEQLALKGGKKELQKLEARVRELENELDSEQKRSSEAMKGVRKYERKMKELTYQGEEEKKSVARLQDLVNKLQLKVKVYKRQCEEAEEQTGVHLAKARKVQHELEEAEERADAAESQLNKLRAKSRDVVGKGE; this comes from the exons ATGAGCGATGCTGAGATGGAGATATTTGGGGTGGCTGCCCCTTACCTCCGCAAATCAGAGCGGGAGAGAATCGCAGCACAAAACATGCCGTTTGATGCCAAAACAGCAGTGTTTGTGCCCGACCCGAAGCAGGAGTATGTGAAGGGGAAGATCAGAAGCCAAGATGGATCCAACGTCACCGTGGAGACTGAGGACGCAAAG ATTGTCACGGTGCACCTGGACGACATCCGGCCCATGAACCCTCCGAAGTTTGACAAGCTGGAGGACATGGCTCTGCTCACACATCTGCACGAACCTGCCGTGCTCTTCAACCTCAAGGAGCGTTACGCCGCCTGGATGATCTAC ACCTACTCTGGGCTCTTCTGTGTGACTGTGAATCCCTATAAGTGGCTTCCAGTCTACAACCCAGAGGTGGTGTCCGGGTACCGTGGGAAGAAACGTCAGGAGGCCCCCCCGCACATCTTCTCCATATCTGACAGCGCTTACCAGTACATGCTCACAG ATCGAGAGAACCAGTCAATCCTGATCAC TGGAGAATCTGGTGCTGGGAAGACCGTCAACACCAAGAGAGTCATCCAGTACTTTGCAACAATTGCATCAGTCGGAGACTCGAGCAAGAAAGAGCAACTTCCTGGAAAAATGCAG GGGAATCTGGAAGATCAGATCATCCAGGCCAACCCTCTGCTCGAAGCTTTTGGGAATGCCAAGACTGTGAGGAACGACAACTCCTCTCGCTTT GGAAAGTTCATTCGCATCCACTTTGGAACAAAGGGGAAGTTGGCATCAGCTGATATTGAAACGT aCCTTTTGGAAAAATCCAGAGTGACCTTTCAGTTGCCGGCAGAGAGGAGCTACCACATCTTCTATCAGATCATGTCGAACAAGAAGCCAGAATTAATCg ACATGATGCTGATTACCACCAACCCGTACGACTACCCTTTCATCAGCCAGGGGGAACTCACTGTGCTGAGCATCGACGACACAGAGGAGCTGATGGCCACTGAT AGTGCCATCGACATCTTGGGGTTCAACACGGAGGAAAAGGTCGGCATCTACAAGCTGACCGGTGCTGTGATGCATTATGGGAACATGAAGTTCAAGCAGAAGCAGCGGGAGGAGCAGGCGGAGCCCGACGGCACAGAGG TGGCTGACAAAGTGGCCTACCTGATGGGCCTGAACTCTGCAGATCTGCTGAAGGCTCTCTGCTATCCCAGAGTGAAGGTGGGGAATGAGTATGTCACCAAAGGACAGACTCCTCAGCAG GTGAACAACGCCATGGGGGCTCTGTCTAAGGCGGTGTATGAGAAGCTGTTCCTGTGGATGGTCACCAGGATCAACCAGCAGCTGGACACCAAACTACCAAGACAGCATTTCATTGGCGTCCTGGACATAGCAGGGTTTGAGATTTTTGAG ATGAACAGCCTGGAGCAAATGTGCATCAACTTCACCAACGAGAAGCTGCAACAGTTTTTCAACCAccacatgtttgtgttggagCAAGAGGAGTACAAGAAGGAAGGGATTGTGTGGGAGTTCATTGACTTTGGTATGGACTTAGCAGCCTGCATTGAGCTCATTGAAAAg CCAATGGGCATTTTCTCTATTCTCGAAGAAGAGTGCATGTTTCCAAAGGCTACAGATGGCTCCTTCAAGAACAAGCTGTACGACCAACACCTGGGGAAGAACAGCATATTCCAGAAGCCCAAGCCCTCCAAAGGAAAGGCTGAAGCCCACTTCTCCCTGGTGCATTACGCCGGCACTGTAGACTACAACCTGAGCGGCTGGCTGGAGAAGAACAAAGACCCGCTCAACGACACCGTGGTGCAGCTTTACCAGAAAGCTTCCCTGAAGCTGCTCTCACAGCTCTTTGCAACGTACTCTGCTGCTGACG CTGATGGAAGTAAGAGAAGTGCCAAGAAAAAAGGATCTTCTTTTCAGACGGTTTCTGCACTTTTCAGG GAAAACCTGAATAAACTGATGGCCAACCTGCGCTCAACACATCCACACTTTGTGAGATGCATCATCCCCAATGAAACCAAGACACCAG GCTCCATGGATCACCACCTGGTCCTTCACCAGCTGCGCTGTAACGGCGTGTTGGAAGGAATCAGGATCTGCAGGAAAGGATTTCCCAGCCGGATCCTCTATGGGGATTTCAGGCAGAG ATACAGGATTTTGAACGCCAGTGCGATCCCGGAGGGGCAGTTTATCGACAGTAAAAAGGCTTCAGAGAAACTGCTGTCCTCTATCGATGTGGACCATGCCCAGTATCGATTTGGATACACAAAG GTGTTTTTCAAAGCCGGCCTGCTGGGTCTCCTGGAGGAGATGAGGGATGAGCGTCTGGCTGTGCTGATGACTCGAATCCAGGCCGTTTCCAGAGGTTACGTCACCAGGCTGTGGCTCAAGGAGATGACAAAGAAAAG AGAGTCCATTTACATCATCCAGTACAACATCCGTTCCTTCATGAATGTGAAGAACTGGCCTTGGATGAGACTCTTCTTCAAGATAAAGCCTCTGTTAAGAAGCGCAGAGGCCGAGAAGGAGATGCAGAACATGAAGGAGGCGTTCTCACGACTCAAAGAGGAGTTTGCAAAGTCAGAGGCAAGGAGGAAGGAGCTGGAAGAGAAAACGGTCATGCTCTTCCAGGAGAAGAACGACCTTTACCTTCAAATCCAAGCA gaaagggagaacctGTGCGATGCCGAGGAGAGGTGCGAAGGTCTGATAAAGAGCAAGATCCACCTGGAGGCCAAAGTCAAAGACATCTCCGagaggatggaggaagaggaggatatCAATGCAGAAATCACTGCGAAGAGGAGGAAGCTGGAGGATGAATGCACAGAGCTCAAGAGAGACATCGACGACCTGGAGCTCACCATCGCTAAAGTGGAGAAGGAGAAATACGCCACGGAAAATAAG GTAAAAAACTTGGTAGAGGAGCTCAGTACTCTTGAGGAAAAACTGCTGAAGTCTTCAAAGGAGATCCGAGCTTTGCAGGAGGTGCACCAGCAGACGTTAGACGACCTCCAGGCTGAGGAAGACAAAGTGAACACTCTGGTGAAGACCAAAATCAAACTGGAGCAACAGGTTGATGAC CTGGAGGGCTCActggagcaggagaagaaggTGAGTGCAGACTTGGAGAGATTCAGGAGAAAACTTGAGGGGGATCTGAAGCTGTCCCAAGAAACCATCATGGACCTGGAGAATGAAAGACAACAAACGGAGGAGAGACTGAAAAA AAAGGACTTTGAAATCAGCAATCTGCAGAGCAAAGTCGATGTTGAGCAAGTCCTGATGATCCAACTCCAAAAGAAAATTAAAGAGTTACAG ACTCGAACTgaagagctggaagaagaaaTAGAGTCAGAGCGTTCATCTCGAGCCAAAGTGGAGAAGCAGCGGTGCGATCTGTCCCGAGAGCTAGAGGAGATTAGCGAGAGGCTGGATGAGGCCGGAGGAGCCACTGCCGCTCAGGCCGAGTTAAACAAAAAGCGGGATGCCGATTTCCAGAGGCTGCGTCGTGATCTGGAGGAATCCACCCTGCAGCACGACTCAATCGCCGCAACTCTGCGCAAGAAACAGGCCGACAGTGTGGCCGAACTAAGCGAGCAGATTGAAAACCTCCAGAGAGTCAAGCAGAaactggagaaggagaagagtgAGCTGAAGATGGAAATTGACGACATGACGAGCAACACGGAGAGTGTCCTGAAAAGCAAG GCTCATTTGGAGAAGCTGTGCAGGAGCCTTGAAGACCAGATGAATGAATATAAAACCAAATCAGACGAAGCCCAGAGGTCTCTGAGTGATTACACCATGCTCAGTGCTCgtcaacaaactgaaaatg GGGAGCTAACACGTAtgctggaggagaaagagatCACTCTGTCGCAGCTGAACAGAGTCAAAAACGTCGGAGGTCAACAGATTGAAGAGTTGAAGAGACTCTTGGATGAGGAAACCAAG acaaaGAATGCCCTGGCGCACGGTTTGCAGTCGTCTCGCCACGACTGCGAGCTGCTGAGGGAGCAGTacgaggaggagcaggaggccaAAGCCGAGCTGCAGCGCTGCATGTCTAAAGCCAACAGCGAGGTGTCTCAGTGGAGGACCAAATACGAGACGGACGCCATCCAACGCACCGAAGAGCTGGAGGAGGCTAA GAAGAAGCTGGCCCAGCGGCTGCAGGAGTCTGAGGAAATGACAGAGGCAGCTAATGTCAAATGTGCATCTCTGGAAAAAACCAAGCTGAGGCTGCAGGCGGAGGTGGAGGATCTCATGGTGGAGCTGGAACGGTCAAATGCAGCCAATGCAGTGTTGGACAAGAAACAGAGAAACTTTGACAAG GTTCTGGTtgaatttaaacagaaatatgaGGAGAGTCAATCCGAACTGGAGGTTTCCCAGAGAGAGTCTCGAGTGTTGAGCACAGAccttttcaaactgaaaaattCCTACGAAGAGGCTTTGGATCATCTGGAGTCGAtgaaaagagagaataaaaaccTTCAGC AGGAGATTACAGAAATCACCGAGCAAGTTGGACAATCTACTAAAATATGTCATGAGCTGGAGAAAGCTACAAAGCAAGccgagcaggagaggagagacactCAGGCAACTCTAGAGGAAGTGGAG TCCTCCCTGGAGCACGAGGAGGCAAAAATCCTGCACCTTCAACTGGAGCTGAACCAGATCAAGTCAGAGGTGGACAGAAAGGTGTCAGAGAAGGACGAAGAAATCGACCAGCTGAAGAGGACTCACCAGAGGACTTTGGAAACTCTGCAGAACACGCTGGACACCGAGACGCGCAGCAGGAACGACGCCATGcggatgaagaagaagatggaggggGACCTGAACGAGATGGAGATCCAGCTAAGTCACGCCAACCGCCAGGCGTCCGAGGCCACCAAACAGCTGAGGAACCTACAGGCTCAGCTGAAG GATGTCCAGGTCCACCTGGATGAAGCGCTCCACTGTCAGGAGGACTTTAGGGAGCAGCTAGCCATCACAGAGCGTCGCACCAACCTCCTGATAGCCGAGAACGAGGAGATCAAGGCGGCGCTGGAGCAATCTGAGAGAAGTCGCAAGCTGGCTGAGCAGGAAGTGATCGACTTCAGCCAGAGGATTCAGCTGCTGCACGCTCAG AACTCCAGCCTCATAAACACCAAGAAGAAGATGGAGTCTGATTTATCTCAGCTGCAGTCAGAGATGGAGGATTCCGTCCAGGACGCGAGGAACGCCGATGAGAAGGCCAAAAAATCCATCATGGAT GCTGCCATGATGGcggaggagctgaagaaggagCAGGACACCAGCGCTCACCtggagaggatgaagaagaaccTGGAGGTGACCGTAAAGGATCTGCAGCAGCGTCTGGACGAAGCCGAGCAGCTGGCTCtgaagggagggaaaaaagagcTTCAAAAACTGGAAGCCAGG GTACGTGAGCTGGAAAATGAATTGGACTCAGAACAGAAACGCAGCAGTGAGGCCATGAAAGGTGTGCGGAAATACgagaggaaaatgaaagagCTCACTTATCAG ggtgaggaggagaagaagagcgTGGCAAGGCTTCAGGATTTAGTCAACAAACTGCAGCTGAAAGTTAAAGTGTATAAGAGGCAGTGTGAGGAAGCG GAGGAACAAACCGGCGTCCACTTGGCGAAAGCTCGAAAGGTGCAACATGAACTGGAGGAAGCGGAGGAACGAGCCGACGCGGCAGAATCCCAGTTGAATAAATTACGAGCAAAGAGCCGGGATGTTGTCGGTAAAGGGGAATAG
- the tmem220 gene encoding transmembrane protein 220, whose protein sequence is MVEVCKENNSKSWLSVIWRICNLFMSVFFALATYVQINDPDAGLWMVGYGVPAVLCSCIGLNLHVTETLPWRRVADLHVMISSAVFSILGWRLCRERITDIFQQEEGREFSGLVLTAVWLLLCRHSGRAPVGVLRVSTATAITVFPFVAWLYYYINTELRASWPSHCKTAI, encoded by the exons ATGGTCGAAGTTTGCAAAGAGAATAACTCAAAGTCATGGCTTTCTGTCATTTGGCGTATCTGCAACCTTTTCATGTCTGTATTCTTTGCGCTTGCAACATATGTACAG ATTAATGATCCAGACGCAGGGTTATGGATG GTTGGTTATGGTGTTCCTGCAGTCCTGTGTTCATGTATTGGATTGAACCTCCATGTGACAG aaaCGTTGCCCTGGAGGCGTGTTGCAGATCTCCATGTGATGATCTCCAGCGCTGTATTTTCTATATTGGGATGGAGACTTTGTCGAGAGCGAATCACAGATATCTTCCAGCAGGAGGAGGGCAG AGAATTTTCTGGTCTCGTGCTGACAGCTGTTTGGCTTCTCCTTTGTCGCCACTCTGGAAg GGCTCCAGTGGGGGTGCTTAGAGTTTCCACAGCAACGGCCATCACAGTGTTCCCCTTTGTGGCCTGGCTTTACTATTACATCAATACAGAGCTGAGAGCAAGCTGGCCTTCACACTGTAAAACTGCTATTTAA